The following DNA comes from Thermococcus piezophilus.
CCTTGGGGCTGAAGTTGTCAAACAGTTTCCTGACTTTCCGGATTTTGTAATAGTGGAAATCGAAACGCAGCGCGGCTGTCCAAAGGCTATGGGCATTGGGGGATGCTCCTTCTGCACGGAACCCGTTAGGTACAAAACCGTTGAGGACAGGCCAGTTAATGATATAGTAAAAGAAGTCGAGATTCTCTACAACTTTGGGGTAAGACACTTCCGCGTCGGCAGGCAGAGCTGTATCTTCTCCTATATGGCGAAACCGAACGGCCGCGTTCCCATACCAAACCCCGAGGCGGTAGAGAAGCTCTTCCGCGGAATCCGCTCGGTCGCTCCTGACCTGAAAACCCTCCATGTGGACAACGCCAACCCAGCTGTAATAGCCAACTATCCAGAAGAGAGCACGCGTATAGCGAAGGCCCTTGTTGAATACGGCACTCCGGGGAACGTTGTGGCCTTTGGGCTGGAGAACGCAGATCCCAGGGTGGCCAAGCTCAACAACCTGAACGCCACTCCCGAGGAAACCTATGAAGCTGTAAAGCTGCTCAACGAAATCGGTGGGAAGAGAGGATACAATGGGATGCCCTGGCTCCTGCCGGGTATAAATGTTATCTTCGGCCTTCCAGGAGAGACAAAGAAGAGCTACGAGCTGACGTTCCAATTCCTAAAGAGGCTTCTCGACGACGGTTTGATGGTTAGGAGGATAAACATCCGACAGGTGGTTGTCTTCCCCGGGACTCCGCTATGGCACATGAGAAACAAAGTCAAGACAGAGAAGCACAAGAAGCTCATCCAGCACTACAAGTATAAAATCCGTCATGAGATAGACCTGCCTATGCTGAAGCGGGTTGTGCCCGTTGGAACGGTTCTCAGGGACGTTAGGGCTGAGGTTTATGATAACGGCCTTACCTACGGCAGGCAGATAGGGAGCTATCCCCTTATAGTCGGCATTCCAAAGGAGGTTGAGCTGAACCGCTTCTACGATGTGATGATAGTCGGACACGGCTTCAGGAGTATAACGGGAATTCCAGTACCGATAAACGTCAACACTGAGAGTCCCAAGGTTCTTCAGCAGATTCCAGGGATAGGGAAAAAGAAGGTTGTGAAACTTCTTTCAATGAGACCATTCAGAAGTAAGGATGAATTCTTTGAAGTGGTTGGAAAAGAAGAGAGAAACCTCCTGGATGATTTGATCACCCTGTAGTATTCCCTTCCCCGCTTAGCCATGTGAACCCTATCAGCTTTTCTATCAGCGTGATTTCTGCCCTGAGGGTGTCGTCGGTCACTCCCTCTATCACAAGCACACCTCTGCGTGGGGCAAAGATTCGGTTCTCCTTTGCGCCCTCAGCCGGTCCAATGATGAGTATCACCAGGTGGTCTGGGTTTCCGATCTTACCACGGCCAATATCGAACTTGGTCATGAACGTTAGGTAGACCTTTCTGTACCTTAGCCAGGTCTGGTTGTAGGCGTACTGCTTGGCGGTGGTGTTGTCATAGCCCATCTCTAAGCCCTTAATATAGTAGTTTATTGTGAAGATGTTGGACACTACCCCAGATATCTCAGAGACTGTGAGTGTTCTGTATCTGCAGTCCCCGACATACATCTGGGGGTTATCTTTACAGTTCTCTACGGAGGGGTCGCCGATAACTATCGTGAAGTACTCATAAAAGCTTCTAATCGTCAGATTCAGGTCAACTTCTGGACTGCCTGTAATGTAACTGTCCACTGTGATGTTGTATATCCTCGAACCCGTAGGTGGCCTGGTTCCTTCTTTGAGGAGCTTCCTGTACTGCTCCTCAGTGAGGACATAGAACTGGGCTGAGGGAGTGTATATCACGATGTACTGACTCGATGCCTTTGGTGGTCCTGGATTGAGGACGTTAGAAAACTCATGATATGCATACATGAAGTAGCTTATTGGAGCAACGATTATGAGGAGAACTATGAAAATGACTGCAAGCTTCTTTTGATTCAAGGTTAAAACCCCCAGAAGAGAGAATTAAAAGAGAAGGAAAGGCTTTCAGAGGCCAGCGAGGTACTGCATGAGGGCCTCGGCGGCAGCCTTGGTCTCTGTCCTGGTGGCACCGGCGACGATGACGACGTCGTAGCCTCCAAGGGCGTCCTGGATGTACTCGATGCCGCCTGTGCTGTTGTACCAGTCGACCTGGCTGATGCCCTCATCGACGAGGTACTGGGTGACACTGTTGGCAACCGGGCCGCCAACGAGGATGAGGTTGCTTCCTGGGTCCTCAAGGTTGACCTCGTAGTCCATGACGGTTATCGGGCTGGCGACTGGCTTGGGGATGATGTTGTCGGCGGTAGCGTGGATCTCGCTGACGACGTAGTCGGTGCCAAGGACGCTGTCGCCGACCTTGAGCTCCTTCTCGATGATGGTGCCCTCCTTCTCCTTGAGGCAGATGTAGGCGTAAGCAACGACGAGGGTATCGTCCTTGTCGCCATCGCCGTTGATGTCGTAGTCAACGTCCGCCTCATTCTTGGTCTTCATCTCAAATTTGTACACGAGGTTGTAGGTGCCGAAGATGTCAACCGGGTTGCCCTCGAGGGTGTCGAGGTTGGTAAGGGTTATGTTGGTGATGTAGGTGCCGTCGGTCTTTATGGTCATCTCCCAGTTCTTGCCATCGTAGGTGATGGTGCGACCGCTGGTGTAAGTATCGACGCCAACCTGGGCTGCGATGCTGGCTATAAGGTGACCGTCGATACCGACGAAAGTGTCCTTGAGGGTAAGCACCACCCTACCATCGCCGAAGATGTTAACTGGGGTGTCTTTCTCGAGGATAATCTGGTCGCTCTCCTCGCCGGTGACGGCGTTCTTGACGACAACAAGAGCCCTCTGGTCGATGATGCTTATGTCGAGGACGGTAACAATCCAGTCAGTGCCCTCGATAGCCTGCGGCTGGCCGACCTGGTACCAGGAGGTACCCTTATCGAGACCGGCAGTGAAGGTGTCGTTTCCGACGCTGAGGACGTAGTAAGTCTCGCCGAAGACGGTGAAGGTGTCACCGGCAGCAACACCTGGGCTGTAGACGCCAACTTCGGTTCCACCGGCAGCAGCCATGTTCTCGGCGTCGCCGATGTACCAGTCAGTAACAGTTGCACTCTCAGCCGGGACGCCCCACTCTGGGTAAGCTGGCCTGACCTCAGTGGTGTGTGAGACGGTGTAGTTGTAGAGGACGTAGTCAACGAAGACGGTGACGTTGCCTGGAGTGACTATAAGGTCAGCGTCCTTGGGTGGCATGGTACCGTTCCACTCAGCGGGGTCCTTGGAGCTGAGCTGGACGTTCTTGAGGGTGATGTGCCAGTCGATAAGCTGCTCGTCGCCGATCTTGTCCTTGTCGGCAATGGTGGTAGGGACCATGAAGTTGCCCACCCAGTCAGTGTAGTTACCAGTGTAGGCGCTGCCATTGTACCAGTAGTCTCCCGGAAGCTCGTCGTAGCTGGTGGCCCAACCAGTGAGGTTCGTAAGGTTGTGGTCGTTGGTCATGGTAGTGTAGTTGTAGGCGTAGATCAGCTCTGAGAGGACAGTCTCTGGTGGGTACTCAGCCTTGATCTTGACGTAGTCGCCCTGGACGTCAACCTGCTCGGTGGTGTAGAGCAGGCTTCCAAGGGCAACGGCTATGTCAGCGGCACTGGCAACGTCCATTGCAGCAGCGTTACTTCCAACGACGATTTTAACGTTCGGGGTTCCATCGGCGTTAACGAAGAAGTCCTTCGGTATGTTCGGGACGGTCGGCTGGGCGCTGGCGAAGCCGACGGTTGCTCCAACCATTGCGGCACCAAGTGCAAGGGCCGCGATTTTCTTCACTTTCATTTCCCAACACCTCCATAAGTTTGGGGTTAACACCCTAAGGTGGTCTAATATGTGTTGTCAATGACTTTCTATCAGATACGGGTATATATACTTTTCGCTTTCAGACCCTTTCTCTGTTCAAAAAGAGCACGCTGATTGCCGTAAAAATGAAAGGGAGCTTAATTAAATGCCTATAGAGTATTCGCCTTTTGCCGATAATCTCACGGGCTGAGCTTGAACTCGGTGTTCTTTTTCTCCATAATCTGCCTCTTTATGGGTCTGGTAACCAGTTCGTTCACGAATCCGGCCAGATCTGTGAGGACGTTTTGGAGCTCATTGGCAGTAATGTCGATGATTTCGGGCTCCAGCACAGAAATCGCCACAGGAGCATATTTTGCCGTGAGCTGCATGAGGGACTCGAAAGACGAGAGGAGCTCAGCCGCTAAAAGTCCCTTAAATTGACTGTCCTCTTCTTGCCCCTGAACAGCGAGTTTGTTTATCCTGCACCCTTCGATGGTCAGGGCCTTTGCCATAGTCGTTTTTATGGCCTCCTCGCTTTCACCAAAGACCTCTATGACAAAACGATAAAGAATGTTCCTGTCCTCGACGATTAACTCCTCGATTTCCTCTCGGGAATAGTCTATTCTCGGTTCTGGCAAATCGTCGAGTTTGGGGTAAACCGCCAGACCGCCGAACTTCTGCATGAGCTTACCCATGAAGAGAGAAACCTCTCCCAGGATCTTCATGAGCGTTTTGGACTCGACCTCGACCTTTCCGGGCCCAAGCACCTCTACAACTGCCGGTGAGTATTTGAGGGTTAACCGTACTATGTTTCCCAGATCACCGGAGAACTGGGCTTCTATGACTCCGGAATACTTTAGAAAATCCTCATCTTCGTTTTTCAGCACGTCTTCAACGTTTATGTATTTGATCTTGACCCCCTTTTCATCTTTGAGGTTCTTGGCAGTCTCCTCTAAAGCCCTTTCTAAAACTTTCTTGTCGTTGCCTAAGGCTTCTATGTAAAAAATAACCTCGATCTCGGACAATTTCATCACCACATCCAGCTATATTGCTTTTTTAAGTACGTCCCAACTATTGGAATGGGTTCTCCACAATACTTGCACTTCCCGTCCTTCACGTGGTACTCGGTGATTTTGAATCCCCAGCGGACTATTAAAGGTTTGCTGCAACTTGGGCAGTAGGTATGCTCCCCTGTGTGCCCAGGCACGTTGCCGATGTACACGAACTTCAGGCCCTCTTCCTTGGCAATGCGGTATGCCATCTCGATAGTCTCAAGCGGTGTCGGCGGAAGGCTGGCGAGCTTGTAGTGTGGGAAGAAACGCGAGAAGTGGACGGGTGTGTCGTCCCCTAAATGCTCGACTACCCAGCGGGCGAAGGCTCTTATCTCCTCTTCTCTGTCATTGAGTGTTGGACTGATAAGATAAGTCAGCTCAACGTGAATTCCGAGCTCATTCTTAGCTATCTCCGCGATTCTCTTGCTCGGCTCTCCGGAGGGGACGCCCGCTATCTTCATATAGAAGACATCATCGAAGGCCTTGATGTCGATGTTCATGGCATCTATGTGTTTAGCCAGCTCTCTGAACGGCTCCTCGTTAATATATCCGTTTGTGACGAGGATGTTGTTCAAACCTTCTCTCCGCGCTATCTTTGCAGTATCCAGCACAAACTCGTACCAGATTACGGGATCATTGTATGTGTACGCTATGCTCTCACAGCCGTAGCGCTTGGCCAATTCAACTACCTCAGGAGGAGAAACATCCCGTATATATGGGAGGCTCTCATCTGCCTGGCTTATCTCCCA
Coding sequences within:
- a CDS encoding radical SAM protein, with translation MIVAIIDGYTDEPAGLGVPPYLGIYPRYAYGAIKKARNDAEVFYLTIDDLRATFIGENGIATKNKTPNFQKTRQILEKAQVMIYLGGLHTPGKYLSAVPSRVEEVAKFLKPFQGVKILGGPAFMGSAHQGGTKITSRELMLAQEVFDHIVYGDLEAFLHDFFRDPREADLFRFRTYDELRDYALLGAEVVKQFPDFPDFVIVEIETQRGCPKAMGIGGCSFCTEPVRYKTVEDRPVNDIVKEVEILYNFGVRHFRVGRQSCIFSYMAKPNGRVPIPNPEAVEKLFRGIRSVAPDLKTLHVDNANPAVIANYPEESTRIAKALVEYGTPGNVVAFGLENADPRVAKLNNLNATPEETYEAVKLLNEIGGKRGYNGMPWLLPGINVIFGLPGETKKSYELTFQFLKRLLDDGLMVRRINIRQVVVFPGTPLWHMRNKVKTEKHKKLIQHYKYKIRHEIDLPMLKRVVPVGTVLRDVRAEVYDNGLTYGRQIGSYPLIVGIPKEVELNRFYDVMIVGHGFRSITGIPVPINVNTESPKVLQQIPGIGKKKVVKLLSMRPFRSKDEFFEVVGKEERNLLDDLITL
- a CDS encoding S-layer protein gives rise to the protein MKVKKIAALALGAAMVGATVGFASAQPTVPNIPKDFFVNADGTPNVKIVVGSNAAAMDVASAADIAVALGSLLYTTEQVDVQGDYVKIKAEYPPETVLSELIYAYNYTTMTNDHNLTNLTGWATSYDELPGDYWYNGSAYTGNYTDWVGNFMVPTTIADKDKIGDEQLIDWHITLKNVQLSSKDPAEWNGTMPPKDADLIVTPGNVTVFVDYVLYNYTVSHTTEVRPAYPEWGVPAESATVTDWYIGDAENMAAAGGTEVGVYSPGVAAGDTFTVFGETYYVLSVGNDTFTAGLDKGTSWYQVGQPQAIEGTDWIVTVLDISIIDQRALVVVKNAVTGEESDQIILEKDTPVNIFGDGRVVLTLKDTFVGIDGHLIASIAAQVGVDTYTSGRTITYDGKNWEMTIKTDGTYITNITLTNLDTLEGNPVDIFGTYNLVYKFEMKTKNEADVDYDINGDGDKDDTLVVAYAYICLKEKEGTIIEKELKVGDSVLGTDYVVSEIHATADNIIPKPVASPITVMDYEVNLEDPGSNLILVGGPVANSVTQYLVDEGISQVDWYNSTGGIEYIQDALGGYDVVIVAGATRTETKAAAEALMQYLAGL
- the amrS gene encoding AmmeMemoRadiSam system radical SAM enzyme, producing the protein MREAMFWEKLDGNRVRCRLCPVNCIIDEGQRGSCRVRKNIGGKLYTLNYGKVSSMAMDPVEKKPLFHFWPGSCAFSIGTVGCNMHCKHCQNWEISQADESLPYIRDVSPPEVVELAKRYGCESIAYTYNDPVIWYEFVLDTAKIARREGLNNILVTNGYINEEPFRELAKHIDAMNIDIKAFDDVFYMKIAGVPSGEPSKRIAEIAKNELGIHVELTYLISPTLNDREEEIRAFARWVVEHLGDDTPVHFSRFFPHYKLASLPPTPLETIEMAYRIAKEEGLKFVYIGNVPGHTGEHTYCPSCSKPLIVRWGFKITEYHVKDGKCKYCGEPIPIVGTYLKKQYSWMW